The proteins below are encoded in one region of Anoplopoma fimbria isolate UVic2021 breed Golden Eagle Sablefish chromosome 19, Afim_UVic_2022, whole genome shotgun sequence:
- the meak7 gene encoding MTOR-associated protein MEAK7: MGNTESVVVQKRLARFRPEEQPVVEGVFDRLLGGAVGPSGPPGRTPVGKTLTLEMLQSSMGSLAPDSMVRRVYQCICSIDPGQEASGKTSTFAASGVSREQLVIFLADTLRGTAEERAPLVMAMSQSGEGAVRVVTCEQLAEFLQDLISSVVQILVHRGRLQAWQPERMGDSSLGVKLLAEQMCSELKPSDQGGYDVSSLEDWIFRVSQVSLYLEMLVAEGLNVSLSGRPAPTLLPPCRETAWKDLRCLLLDLPTLMFLAPQLPDSYSAPWRLVFSTRLHGESFTRMVSGLTKCGPTLLLIKDTKGHVFGGFASHAWEIKPQFQGDSRCFLFTVFPRLRVYTATGYNQHFMYLNQNQQTMPNGLGMGGQHGYFGLWLDSDFGRGHSRARPKCTTYGSPQLSGEEDFTLDSVEVWAVGKPPEPEEGEEGKGKKSILDADPEVQAMMEMTGKTLHSQGLREPEEDQEQ; the protein is encoded by the exons ATGGGTAACACGGAGAGTGTGGTAGTGCAGAAGCGGCTGGCCCGCTTCCGCCCAGAGGAGCAGCCGGTGGTGGAGGGTGTCTTCGACAGGCTCCTGGGCGGCGCTGTGGGCCCTTCAGGACCCCCCGGGAGAACACCGGTGGGGAAGACTCTAACGCTTGAGATGCTGCAG TCCTCAATGGGCAGCCTGGCACCGGACTCCATGGTGAGGAGAGTCTACCAGTGCATCTGCAGTATCGACCCCGGACAGGAAGCTTCTGGGAAAACCAGCACCTTTGCAGCCTCCGGAGTCAGTCGAGAGCAATTGGTCATCTTCCTAGCGGACACCCTGCGAGGCACCGCAGAAGAGCGGGCTCCACTCGTTATGGCCATGTCCCAGAGCGGAGAGGGGGCAGTGAGGGTTGTCACGTGTGAGCAGCTAGCAGAG TTCCTCCAGGACCTGATTTCTTCTGTAGTTCAGATTCTGGTCCACAGAGGGCGCCTGCAGGCCTGGCAGCCAGAGAGAATGGGTGACAGCTCCCTGGGTGTCAAACTCCTGGCAGAGCAGATGTGTTCTGAACTCAAACCCTCAG atcAGGGAGGTTATGATGTTTCCTCTCTGGAGGACTGGATCTTCAGGGTCTCCCAGGTATCGTTGTACCTGGAGATGCTGGTAGCTGAGGGCCTAAATGTGTCCCTGAGCGGCCGGCCGGCCCCCACCCTGCTGCCCCCATGCAGGGAGACGGCCTGGAAAGATCTGAGGTGTCTGCTGCTGGACCTTCCAACACTCATGTTTCTTGCACCACAG TTGCCGGACAGCTACAGCGCACCCTGGAGGCTTGTGTTTTCCACGCGGCTACACGGGGAGAGCTTCACCCGGATGGTGTCCGGCCTAACAAAGTGTGGGCCAACACTGCTGCTCATCAAAGACACAAAGGGCCACGTTTTTGGGGGCTTCGCCTCCCACGCCTGGGAGATCAAACCTCAGTTCCAGG gtgacTCCAGATGCTTCCTGTTCACCGTGTTCCCCAGACTGAGAGTTTATACAGCAACAGGATACAACCAACACTTCATGTACCTCAACCAGAACCAGCAGACCATGCCCAACGGACTG GGTATGGGCGGTCAGCACGGCTACTTTGGCCTTTGGCTGGACAGTGATTTTGGCCGTGGTCATAGTCGTGCACGGCCCAAGTGCACCACCTACGGCAGCCCACAGCTTTCTGGAGAGGAGGACTTCACCTTGGACTCCGTGGAGGTGTGGGCGGTCGGAAAACCCCCAGAACCAGAGGAG GGTGAGGAGGGGAAGGGCAAAAAGAGCATCCTGGATGCGGATCCAGAGGTCCAGGCCATGATGGAGATGACAGGGAAGACTCTACACAGTCAGGGACTCAGGGAGCCGGAGGAAGACCAGGAGCAATGA